In Ciconia boyciana chromosome 16, ASM3463844v1, whole genome shotgun sequence, one genomic interval encodes:
- the CSNK1D gene encoding casein kinase I isoform X3 — MELRVGNRYRLGRKIGSGSFGDIYLGTDISAGEEVAIKLECVKTKHPQLHIESKIYKMMQGGVGIPTIKWCGAEGDYNVMVMELLGPSLEDLFNFCSRKFSLKTVLLLADQMISRIEYIHSKNFIHRDVKPDNFLMGLGKKGNLVYIIDFGLAKKYRDARTHQHIPYRENKNLTGTARYASINTHLGIEQSRRDDLESLGYVLMYFNLGSLPWQGLKAATKRQKYERISEKKMSTPIEVLCKGYPSEFATYLNFCRSLRFDDKPDYSYLRQLFRNLFHRQGFSYDYVFDWNMLKFGASRAAEDAERERREREERLRHTRNPAVRGLPSTASGRLRGTQDVAPPTPLTPTSHAANTSPRPVSGMERERKVSMRLHRSAPVNISSSDLTGRQDTSRMSTSQNSIPFEHHGK; from the exons ATGGAGCTGAGGGTCGGGAACCGGTACCGGCTGGGCCGGAAGATCGGGAGCGGCTCGTTCGGGGACATCTACCTGG GAACTGATATTTCTGCCGGAGAGGAGGTTGCAATTAAGTTGGAATGTGTGAAAACCAAACATCCTCAGCTCCACATCGAGAGTAAAATCTACAAAATGATGCAGGGTGGAG tGGGTATTCCCACAATTAAGTGGTGTGGAGCTGAAGGGGACTACAATGTAATGGTGATGGAGCTGTTGGGACCGAGTCTTGAAGATCTCTTCAATTTTTGTTCAAGGAAATTTAGTCTCAAGACAGTCCTATTACTCGCTGACCAAATG ATTAGTCGAATTGAATATATTCACTCTAAGAACTTCATCCACCGAGACGTGAAGCCAGATAACTTCTTAATGGGCCTGGGGAAGAAAGGCAATCTTGTCTACATAATAGACTTTGGATTAGCAAAGAAGTATCGAGATGCTCGAACTCACCAACATATTCCGTATcgtgaaaataaaaacttaacaGGAACTGCCCGTTATGCATCCATCAACACTCATCTTGGAATTG AGCAATCTCGCAGAGATGACTTGGAGTCCTTGGGCTATGTACTGATGTATTTTAACCTGGGCTCCCTCCCCTGGCAGGGACTGAAAGCAGCAACAAAGAGGCAGAAATACGAACGtatcagtgaaaagaaaatgtctacACCCATTGAGGTTTTGTGTAAAGGATATCCTT CTGAATTTGCCACATACCTGAATTTCTGCCGTTCTTTGCGTTTTGATGACAAACCAGACTATTCCTATCTAAGGCAATTATTTAGAAACCTTTTCCACCGACAAGGGTTCTCGTATGACTATGTGTTTGACTGGAACATGCTGAAATTT GGCGCAAGCAGAGCGGCTGAAGATGCTGAACGTGAAAGGCGAGAACGAGAGGAAAGATTGAGACATACGCGAAATCCAGCTGTGCGTGGATTACCCTCCACTGCTTCTGGCAGGCTGAGAGGAACACAAGATGTAGCTCCTCCTACTCCTCTTACCCCAACTTCACATGCTG CCAACACCTCTCCTCGGCCAGTATCTGGTATGGAACGAGAACGGAAAGTGAGTATGAGATTGCATCGCAGTGCCCCAGTCAATATCTCGTCCTCTGACTTAACAGGCCGACAAGATACCTCTCGCATGTCAACTTCGCAG AATAGCATTCCTTTCGAACACCATGGCAAGTAG
- the CSNK1D gene encoding casein kinase I isoform X2 — MELRVGNRYRLGRKIGSGSFGDIYLGTDISAGEEVAIKLECVKTKHPQLHIESKIYKMMQGGVGIPTIKWCGAEGDYNVMVMELLGPSLEDLFNFCSRKFSLKTVLLLADQMISRIEYIHSKNFIHRDVKPDNFLMGLGKKGNLVYIIDFGLAKKYRDARTHQHIPYRENKNLTGTARYASINTHLGIEQSRRDDLESLGYVLMYFNLGSLPWQGLKAATKRQKYERISEKKMSTPIEVLCKGYPSEFATYLNFCRSLRFDDKPDYSYLRQLFRNLFHRQGFSYDYVFDWNMLKFGASRAAEDAERERREREERLRHTRNPAVRGLPSTASGRLRGTQDVAPPTPLTPTSHAANTSPRPVSGMERERKVSMRLHRSAPVNISSSDLTGRQDTSRMSTSQTNAGLLISQTVTSKILLRALTFAVDAPSSC, encoded by the exons ATGGAGCTGAGGGTCGGGAACCGGTACCGGCTGGGCCGGAAGATCGGGAGCGGCTCGTTCGGGGACATCTACCTGG GAACTGATATTTCTGCCGGAGAGGAGGTTGCAATTAAGTTGGAATGTGTGAAAACCAAACATCCTCAGCTCCACATCGAGAGTAAAATCTACAAAATGATGCAGGGTGGAG tGGGTATTCCCACAATTAAGTGGTGTGGAGCTGAAGGGGACTACAATGTAATGGTGATGGAGCTGTTGGGACCGAGTCTTGAAGATCTCTTCAATTTTTGTTCAAGGAAATTTAGTCTCAAGACAGTCCTATTACTCGCTGACCAAATG ATTAGTCGAATTGAATATATTCACTCTAAGAACTTCATCCACCGAGACGTGAAGCCAGATAACTTCTTAATGGGCCTGGGGAAGAAAGGCAATCTTGTCTACATAATAGACTTTGGATTAGCAAAGAAGTATCGAGATGCTCGAACTCACCAACATATTCCGTATcgtgaaaataaaaacttaacaGGAACTGCCCGTTATGCATCCATCAACACTCATCTTGGAATTG AGCAATCTCGCAGAGATGACTTGGAGTCCTTGGGCTATGTACTGATGTATTTTAACCTGGGCTCCCTCCCCTGGCAGGGACTGAAAGCAGCAACAAAGAGGCAGAAATACGAACGtatcagtgaaaagaaaatgtctacACCCATTGAGGTTTTGTGTAAAGGATATCCTT CTGAATTTGCCACATACCTGAATTTCTGCCGTTCTTTGCGTTTTGATGACAAACCAGACTATTCCTATCTAAGGCAATTATTTAGAAACCTTTTCCACCGACAAGGGTTCTCGTATGACTATGTGTTTGACTGGAACATGCTGAAATTT GGCGCAAGCAGAGCGGCTGAAGATGCTGAACGTGAAAGGCGAGAACGAGAGGAAAGATTGAGACATACGCGAAATCCAGCTGTGCGTGGATTACCCTCCACTGCTTCTGGCAGGCTGAGAGGAACACAAGATGTAGCTCCTCCTACTCCTCTTACCCCAACTTCACATGCTG CCAACACCTCTCCTCGGCCAGTATCTGGTATGGAACGAGAACGGAAAGTGAGTATGAGATTGCATCGCAGTGCCCCAGTCAATATCTCGTCCTCTGACTTAACAGGCCGACAAGATACCTCTCGCATGTCAACTTCGCAG
- the CSNK1D gene encoding casein kinase I isoform X4: MELRVGNRYRLGRKIGSGSFGDIYLGTDISAGEEVAIKLECVKTKHPQLHIESKIYKMMQGGVGIPTIKWCGAEGDYNVMVMELLGPSLEDLFNFCSRKFSLKTVLLLADQMISRIEYIHSKNFIHRDVKPDNFLMGLGKKGNLVYIIDFGLAKKYRDARTHQHIPYRENKNLTGTARYASINTHLGIEQSRRDDLESLGYVLMYFNLGSLPWQGLKAATKRQKYERISEKKMSTPIEVLCKGYPSEFATYLNFCRSLRFDDKPDYSYLRQLFRNLFHRQGFSYDYVFDWNMLKFGASRAAEDAERERREREERLRHTRNPAVRGLPSTASGRLRGTQDVAPPTPLTPTSHAANTSPRPVSGMERERKVSMRLHRSAPVNISSSDLTGRQDTSRMSTSQAHLSETAPLQ, from the exons ATGGAGCTGAGGGTCGGGAACCGGTACCGGCTGGGCCGGAAGATCGGGAGCGGCTCGTTCGGGGACATCTACCTGG GAACTGATATTTCTGCCGGAGAGGAGGTTGCAATTAAGTTGGAATGTGTGAAAACCAAACATCCTCAGCTCCACATCGAGAGTAAAATCTACAAAATGATGCAGGGTGGAG tGGGTATTCCCACAATTAAGTGGTGTGGAGCTGAAGGGGACTACAATGTAATGGTGATGGAGCTGTTGGGACCGAGTCTTGAAGATCTCTTCAATTTTTGTTCAAGGAAATTTAGTCTCAAGACAGTCCTATTACTCGCTGACCAAATG ATTAGTCGAATTGAATATATTCACTCTAAGAACTTCATCCACCGAGACGTGAAGCCAGATAACTTCTTAATGGGCCTGGGGAAGAAAGGCAATCTTGTCTACATAATAGACTTTGGATTAGCAAAGAAGTATCGAGATGCTCGAACTCACCAACATATTCCGTATcgtgaaaataaaaacttaacaGGAACTGCCCGTTATGCATCCATCAACACTCATCTTGGAATTG AGCAATCTCGCAGAGATGACTTGGAGTCCTTGGGCTATGTACTGATGTATTTTAACCTGGGCTCCCTCCCCTGGCAGGGACTGAAAGCAGCAACAAAGAGGCAGAAATACGAACGtatcagtgaaaagaaaatgtctacACCCATTGAGGTTTTGTGTAAAGGATATCCTT CTGAATTTGCCACATACCTGAATTTCTGCCGTTCTTTGCGTTTTGATGACAAACCAGACTATTCCTATCTAAGGCAATTATTTAGAAACCTTTTCCACCGACAAGGGTTCTCGTATGACTATGTGTTTGACTGGAACATGCTGAAATTT GGCGCAAGCAGAGCGGCTGAAGATGCTGAACGTGAAAGGCGAGAACGAGAGGAAAGATTGAGACATACGCGAAATCCAGCTGTGCGTGGATTACCCTCCACTGCTTCTGGCAGGCTGAGAGGAACACAAGATGTAGCTCCTCCTACTCCTCTTACCCCAACTTCACATGCTG CCAACACCTCTCCTCGGCCAGTATCTGGTATGGAACGAGAACGGAAAGTGAGTATGAGATTGCATCGCAGTGCCCCAGTCAATATCTCGTCCTCTGACTTAACAGGCCGACAAGATACCTCTCGCATGTCAACTTCGCAG